Proteins found in one Thermodesulfovibrionales bacterium genomic segment:
- a CDS encoding CPBP family intramembrane glutamic endopeptidase: MKLTGRIFSLRPPGALAFQLLCVSFPEEVYFRGFLQERLGNTVTAVITVSLLFALMHLPSLIFHGDILSVLTFFPSLVMGLLYMRTSNVIASTIFHFAANTVFLSFFDMS; encoded by the coding sequence ATGAAACTTACGGGCAGGATTTTCTCCCTTCGCCCGCCCGGCGCGCTCGCCTTTCAGCTTCTCTGTGTCTCTTTTCCCGAAGAAGTCTATTTCAGGGGGTTCCTTCAGGAGAGACTGGGCAATACCGTGACAGCGGTGATAACGGTGAGTCTTCTTTTTGCCCTCATGCATCTGCCCAGTCTCATCTTTCATGGAGACATCTTGTCGGTGCTGACATTTTTCCCCTCTCTCGTAATGGGTCTTCTCTACATGCGTACATCGAATGTCATAGCTTCCACGATCTTTCATTTTGCTGCGAATACCGTCTTCCTGAGCTTCTTTGACATGTCCTAG